In Mycetocola zhujimingii, one DNA window encodes the following:
- a CDS encoding YraN family protein, with product MKVLVSNRIALGRRGEDLAAEHLTGLGYRILDRNWRCRQGEIDVIATRGDVIAFVEVKTRSSLAFGHPFEAVTPTKLARLRRLAAAWCAENDPQTPRIRIDVIAVVIPHDGPFTVEHLSGVTA from the coding sequence ATGAAGGTACTCGTGTCGAATCGGATCGCGCTCGGCCGCCGCGGTGAAGACCTCGCCGCCGAACACCTCACCGGGCTTGGCTACCGCATCCTCGACCGCAACTGGCGGTGCAGACAGGGCGAAATCGACGTTATTGCCACACGAGGAGACGTGATCGCATTTGTAGAGGTGAAGACGCGTTCCTCGCTCGCTTTCGGGCATCCGTTCGAAGCCGTCACTCCGACGAAACTGGCCCGTTTGCGTCGCCTGGCTGCCGCGTGGTGCGCCGAGAACGATCCGCAGACGCCGCGCATCCGCATCGACGTGATCGCCGTTGTGATTCCTCACGATGGGCCATTCACTGTTGAGCACCTGAGCGGGGTGACCGCGTGA
- a CDS encoding Fpg/Nei family DNA glycosylase, with translation MPELPEVHALTTGLGARLTGRVIERLEVVAFAALKTYDPPVTALAGATINGVSRHGKFLDIAADDLHIVIHLARAGWIRWRDNAPERSARGGKTALAARLVLDDGSGIDITEAGSKKSLSISVVRDPSDVPGVARLGPDPLDESFTVDALAAILRSAGRAQLKGVLRNQSVIAGIGNAYSDEILHTARMSPFKPATLDDEEVARLYDAMQFTLRSAIERADGLAASELKKEKKAGLQVHGRTGEPCPVCGDMVRQVIFADSTFQYCPTCQTGGKVLADRVLSRLLK, from the coding sequence GTGCCAGAACTCCCCGAAGTACACGCCCTGACCACCGGCCTCGGTGCCCGCCTCACCGGTCGCGTTATCGAGCGGCTCGAGGTCGTCGCGTTCGCCGCACTCAAGACTTACGACCCACCCGTCACGGCGCTCGCGGGCGCGACGATCAACGGGGTCTCCCGTCACGGCAAATTCCTCGACATCGCGGCGGACGACCTCCACATCGTTATCCACCTCGCGAGGGCCGGCTGGATCCGCTGGCGCGACAACGCGCCTGAGCGGTCGGCGCGGGGCGGCAAGACGGCACTCGCAGCGCGACTTGTCCTCGATGACGGCTCGGGCATCGATATCACCGAAGCCGGCTCGAAGAAAAGCCTGTCGATCTCGGTGGTTCGCGACCCGTCCGATGTCCCCGGCGTCGCGCGACTCGGCCCCGACCCACTCGACGAGAGTTTCACTGTCGACGCCCTCGCCGCGATCCTCCGCTCGGCAGGGCGAGCACAGCTCAAGGGCGTCCTCCGAAACCAGTCGGTGATCGCCGGCATCGGCAATGCCTACTCTGACGAGATCCTCCACACCGCCAGGATGTCCCCGTTCAAGCCAGCCACCCTCGACGATGAGGAAGTCGCGCGCCTCTACGACGCCATGCAGTTCACACTGCGGAGCGCGATCGAGCGCGCCGACGGCCTCGCGGCATCCGAACTGAAGAAGGAGAAGAAGGCGGGCCTCCAGGTGCACGGCCGAACCGGCGAACCGTGCCCGGTGTGTGGAGACATGGTGCGGCAGGTCATCTTCGCCGACTCGACGTTCCAGTACTGCCCGACCTGCCAGACCGGCGGGAAGGTGCTCGCCGACCGGGTACTCTCGCGGCTACTCAAGTAG
- a CDS encoding DUF2469 domain-containing protein has translation MEEDEFEDYDREVELALYREYRDVVSQFKYVIETERRFYLANDVDLVRRDTEHDFYFEITMTDVWVWDVYRSDRFVKSVRVLTFKDVNIEELSTRDFELPKELALDE, from the coding sequence ATGGAAGAAGACGAGTTCGAGGACTACGACCGCGAGGTCGAGCTGGCCCTGTATCGCGAGTATCGCGACGTTGTGTCGCAGTTCAAATACGTGATCGAGACGGAGCGCCGGTTCTACCTGGCCAACGACGTCGACCTGGTCCGTCGCGACACCGAGCACGACTTCTACTTCGAAATCACCATGACCGACGTGTGGGTCTGGGATGTCTACCGGTCCGACCGTTTCGTGAAGAGCGTGCGGGTGCTGACGTTCAAGGACGTCAACATCGAGGAGCTCTCGACCCGTGACTTCGAGCTTCCGAAGGAACTCGCGCTCGACGAGTAG
- a CDS encoding ribonuclease HII, whose translation MMAVCDPTDVVEREFFSGGSRFVIGCDEVGRGAVAGPVAVGMAVVAETCGAHPDGLRDSKLLSQKRREELEPLLRKWVLLGAVGIADAREVDDLGIVHCLGLAGKRALQSLHSQGADVSSSVILLDGNHDWLSPVLSTPLDIRTRVKADRDCVSVAAASVLAKVHRDAMMIAQDAVLPGYGWSGNKGYGSGEHLDAIRTLGMTDFHRKSWLVSYA comes from the coding sequence ATGATGGCGGTTTGCGACCCGACCGACGTCGTCGAACGGGAGTTCTTCTCCGGCGGTTCGCGGTTCGTGATCGGATGCGACGAAGTCGGTCGCGGCGCAGTGGCCGGCCCTGTCGCCGTCGGTATGGCCGTCGTTGCCGAGACCTGCGGCGCGCACCCCGACGGGTTGCGCGATTCCAAACTGCTCAGCCAGAAGCGCCGTGAGGAACTCGAACCGCTGCTCAGGAAGTGGGTTCTCTTAGGTGCCGTCGGAATCGCTGACGCGCGGGAAGTCGATGACCTCGGCATCGTCCACTGCCTGGGGCTCGCCGGCAAGCGGGCGCTCCAGTCGCTTCACTCACAGGGCGCAGACGTCTCGTCGAGCGTGATTCTCCTCGATGGGAACCACGACTGGCTCAGCCCGGTGCTGTCGACGCCGCTCGATATCCGGACCCGCGTCAAGGCCGACCGTGACTGCGTGTCGGTCGCGGCGGCATCCGTTCTCGCGAAAGTGCACCGCGACGCGATGATGATCGCGCAGGATGCTGTGCTTCCCGGCTACGGCTGGAGCGGCAACAAGGGTTACGGGAGCGGCGAACACCTCGATGCCATCCGGACGCTCGGGATGACCGATTTCCACAGGAAGAGCTGGCTCGTTTCCTACGCGTAG